A stretch of the Rhizomicrobium sp. genome encodes the following:
- a CDS encoding RNA-binding protein, with product MSSAVAIAMNDEDDAMRERRCIVRGEVLPEGGLIRFVIAPDGEVTPDVAAILPGRGIWVGADAASVALAAKKNLFAKAAKAQVKVAPDLAERVEKLLVARMSADLGLARRAGAILFGFDNVLKQIQSAEPPAALLEASDGAADGKRKLFGASHARGLKIETIECLTSAEIGLAVGRENVIHAALKSGRLQERLSFDAGRLRGFRSVRDDERDV from the coding sequence TTGAGTTCGGCGGTCGCCATCGCGATGAACGACGAGGACGATGCCATGCGTGAGAGACGCTGCATCGTCCGCGGAGAGGTCTTGCCGGAGGGCGGCCTGATCCGCTTCGTCATAGCGCCCGATGGCGAGGTCACGCCGGACGTCGCCGCGATCCTGCCCGGCCGCGGCATCTGGGTCGGCGCCGATGCCGCCTCCGTCGCGCTCGCGGCGAAGAAGAACCTGTTCGCCAAGGCGGCGAAGGCACAGGTCAAGGTCGCGCCCGACCTGGCGGAGCGTGTCGAGAAACTGCTCGTGGCGCGGATGTCGGCCGATCTCGGCCTGGCGCGGCGCGCCGGCGCGATCCTGTTCGGCTTCGACAATGTCCTCAAGCAGATCCAGTCGGCGGAACCCCCTGCGGCCCTGCTCGAAGCTTCCGACGGCGCCGCCGACGGCAAGCGCAAGCTGTTCGGCGCGAGCCATGCCCGCGGGCTGAAAATCGAGACGATTGAATGCCTTACCTCCGCCGAAATCGGCTTGGCGGTGGGGCGCGAGAATGTGATACATGCAGCCCTTAAATCCGGGCGCCTTCAGGAACGGTTGAGCTTCGATGCCGGACGGCTTCGCGGTTTTCGTTCCGTTCGGGACGATGAAAGAGACGTATGA
- a CDS encoding class I SAM-dependent methyltransferase — MLASLKPTAKVLLNSALSVLPKAAQLKYKEYHELRYWRGVAATMENNKAQQAHERAHYEHFFTTFFGLTKADYAGKAVLDIGCGPCGSLEWADSAAERVGLDPLADAYRKLVEDDRQQMTYCAAPSEKIPYADGHFDIVTTFNSLDHVDDVDATIAELKRVTAPAGRILVIVEFGHAPTPTEPHWLDESIAEKFGPEFKPHDIRVFGVREDHNLYASMLDEVPHVKGEEGIIAFRLERV, encoded by the coding sequence ATGCTCGCTTCGCTCAAGCCCACCGCCAAGGTGCTGCTCAACTCGGCCCTCTCGGTCCTGCCCAAGGCCGCTCAGCTCAAATACAAGGAATATCACGAGCTGCGCTATTGGCGCGGCGTCGCCGCCACCATGGAAAACAACAAGGCGCAGCAGGCGCATGAGCGGGCGCATTACGAGCATTTCTTCACCACCTTCTTCGGCCTGACCAAGGCGGACTATGCCGGCAAGGCGGTGCTCGACATCGGCTGCGGCCCCTGCGGCAGCCTCGAATGGGCCGACAGCGCGGCCGAGCGCGTCGGTCTCGATCCGCTGGCGGACGCCTATCGCAAGCTGGTGGAGGACGACCGGCAGCAGATGACCTATTGCGCCGCGCCGTCGGAGAAGATCCCGTATGCCGACGGCCATTTCGACATCGTCACCACCTTCAACAGCCTCGACCATGTCGACGATGTCGACGCGACCATCGCCGAGCTCAAGCGCGTGACCGCGCCGGCCGGCCGCATCCTCGTCATCGTCGAGTTCGGTCATGCCCCGACGCCGACCGAGCCGCATTGGCTGGACGAAAGCATCGCGGAGAAATTCGGCCCTGAGTTCAAGCCCCACGACATCCGCGTCTTCGGCGTCCGCGAAGACCACAATCTCTACGCCTCGATGCTGGACGAGGTCCCGCATGTGAAAGGCGAAGAAGGCATCATCGCGTTTAGGCTGGAGCGGGTTTAG
- the rpsO gene encoding 30S ribosomal protein S15, whose amino-acid sequence MITPERKKEVVAQYAITEGDTGSPEVQVAVLSERINNLTDHFKTHAKDNHSRRGLIKMVSTRRKLLDYVKATDVARYTSLIERLGLRR is encoded by the coding sequence ATGATTACGCCTGAACGCAAGAAAGAAGTCGTTGCGCAATACGCCATCACGGAAGGCGACACCGGTTCGCCCGAAGTCCAAGTCGCCGTGTTGTCGGAGCGCATCAACAACCTGACCGATCACTTCAAGACGCATGCGAAGGACAACCATTCGCGCCGCGGCCTGATCAAGATGGTCTCGACCCGCCGCAAGCTCCTCGACTACGTCAAGGCGACCGACGTGGCGCGCTACACGTCGCTCATCGAGCGGCTGGGCCTGCGTCGCTGA
- the truB gene encoding tRNA pseudouridine(55) synthase TruB, giving the protein MIVDKPLGMTSTQVVGAVRRIFDAQKAGHAGTLDPMATGVLAIALGEATKTVPYAMDSEKTYRFTACWGEGRDSDDAEGKVTGASEVRPSREAIEAVLSRFTGALLQVPPAYSAIKVQGERAYDLAREGTAVELAARTVQVYEARLLGISDPDHAEFEIRCGKGTYVRSWVRDIALALGTLGHVSALRRTRVGGFTEEMAVPLAREGGSVHIPAAFEHLRPIATALDGIPALAVTGPDAVRLRSGNPILIRATQFARIAEGQPQDGDLQGLTVFLQTSEGEPVALAEFASGELRPFRVFNL; this is encoded by the coding sequence GTGATCGTCGACAAGCCGCTCGGCATGACGTCCACCCAGGTCGTCGGTGCGGTCCGCCGCATCTTCGACGCCCAGAAGGCCGGCCATGCCGGCACGCTCGATCCCATGGCCACGGGCGTGCTCGCGATCGCGCTGGGCGAAGCGACCAAGACCGTCCCCTATGCGATGGATTCGGAGAAGACCTATCGCTTCACCGCCTGCTGGGGCGAGGGCCGCGACAGCGACGATGCCGAAGGCAAGGTGACCGGCGCCTCCGAGGTCCGGCCGAGCCGGGAGGCGATCGAAGCCGTCCTTTCGCGCTTCACCGGCGCCCTCCTGCAGGTGCCGCCCGCCTACTCCGCGATCAAGGTCCAGGGCGAGCGGGCTTATGACCTGGCCCGCGAGGGGACTGCCGTGGAACTCGCCGCTCGCACGGTCCAAGTCTATGAGGCGCGCTTGCTCGGCATCTCGGATCCGGACCATGCCGAGTTCGAAATCCGTTGTGGCAAAGGGACTTACGTCCGATCCTGGGTGCGCGATATTGCCCTGGCGCTGGGGACTTTGGGCCATGTCTCGGCCCTGCGGCGCACCCGGGTGGGCGGCTTCACCGAAGAAATGGCCGTCCCCCTAGCCAGGGAGGGGGGTTCTGTGCATATTCCCGCCGCTTTTGAGCACTTGAGGCCCATTGCGACCGCGCTGGACGGCATCCCGGCGCTGGCCGTCACGGGCCCGGATGCGGTCCGTCTGCGTAGCGGCAATCCGATCCTGATCCGCGCGACCCAGTTCGCGCGGATCGCGGAAGGCCAACCCCAGGACGGCGATCTTCAAGGGCTCACGGTTTTCCTCCAGACCTCTGAGGGCGAACCGGTGGCACTGGCGGAATTCGCAAGCGGCGAGCTCCGTCCGTTCCGTGTTTTCAACCTCTGA
- a CDS encoding sulfotransferase, whose translation MSGRAVTPGPAQQVLAEADAAMAAGRAGVALAALERARALAPDDLQVLNRLGACLTGLGRAREAVAVFDAALALAPDSAALLFNQGAALEEVGRLRDSAAMLERALAVKPAYAEALARLAGLAVRRGDWTAARDFARRTLALSNLPAARLALASADLAEGQFQAARDGLRPLLDAVTISPVNRSLAYTLTGDALDGLDTPSEAFAAYTTARHLLAERFAPRFAQPGVETARAQADRLARAFEKAAPAQPVEGRAETPLHVFLVGFPRSGTTLLEQVLAGHPDIETLEESDALFDVGRDFVANGAGLARLSALSAGETAQLRARYWQQTGARRDRRVFVDKMPLNLAFLPVAARLFPQAKVLLALRDPRDVVLSAFRRRIAMSQTMYELTTLARTAGYYDAVMRLAEIYRRTLGLPVLELRHEDLLADFAAQTRRICDFLGLPWTAGLEDFAARRRDIKTPSGPQLAHGLSAEGPGQWRRYQAQLESVIPVLRPWIDRLGYADA comes from the coding sequence GTGAGCGGACGCGCAGTGACGCCCGGGCCGGCGCAACAGGTTCTGGCGGAAGCCGATGCCGCGATGGCCGCCGGCCGTGCCGGCGTCGCGCTGGCCGCGCTGGAACGGGCGCGCGCCCTGGCGCCGGACGATCTCCAGGTCCTCAACCGGCTCGGCGCCTGCTTGACGGGACTCGGCCGCGCGCGCGAGGCGGTGGCGGTGTTCGACGCGGCGCTCGCCCTCGCACCGGATTCTGCCGCACTGCTCTTCAACCAGGGTGCCGCGCTGGAAGAGGTCGGCCGGCTGCGGGATTCGGCTGCGATGCTCGAGCGCGCCCTGGCGGTGAAGCCGGCCTATGCGGAAGCGCTCGCGCGACTCGCCGGTCTCGCGGTGCGTCGCGGCGACTGGACGGCGGCGCGCGATTTCGCCCGCCGCACGTTGGCGCTGTCGAATCTGCCGGCCGCACGGCTTGCGCTGGCGAGCGCCGATCTCGCGGAGGGCCAGTTCCAGGCCGCGCGCGACGGGCTGCGGCCTTTGCTCGATGCGGTGACGATCAGTCCGGTGAACCGCTCGCTCGCCTATACGCTGACGGGCGATGCGCTCGACGGTCTCGACACGCCGTCCGAGGCGTTCGCCGCCTACACCACGGCGCGCCATCTGCTGGCGGAGCGGTTCGCGCCGCGCTTCGCGCAGCCGGGCGTGGAAACGGCGCGCGCGCAGGCTGATCGTTTGGCGCGCGCGTTCGAGAAAGCGGCACCGGCGCAGCCTGTGGAGGGCCGCGCCGAAACGCCTCTGCACGTCTTCCTGGTCGGCTTTCCCCGCTCCGGCACCACACTGCTGGAGCAGGTGCTCGCCGGTCATCCCGACATCGAGACGCTGGAGGAGTCCGACGCGCTGTTCGACGTCGGCAGGGATTTCGTCGCCAACGGCGCGGGTCTCGCGCGGCTGTCCGCGCTGTCCGCCGGCGAGACGGCGCAATTGCGTGCGCGTTACTGGCAACAGACCGGCGCGCGGCGCGACCGGCGGGTCTTCGTCGACAAGATGCCGCTGAACCTCGCGTTTCTCCCGGTCGCGGCGCGGCTGTTCCCGCAAGCCAAGGTGCTTTTGGCGCTGCGCGATCCGCGCGACGTGGTGCTCAGCGCCTTCCGCCGCCGCATCGCCATGTCGCAGACCATGTACGAGCTGACGACGCTCGCGCGCACGGCCGGCTATTACGACGCGGTGATGCGCCTGGCGGAGATCTATCGCAGGACGCTCGGCTTGCCGGTCCTCGAACTGCGCCACGAGGATCTGCTTGCCGATTTTGCGGCCCAGACCCGGCGGATCTGCGATTTTCTCGGATTGCCCTGGACCGCCGGTCTGGAAGATTTCGCCGCGCGCCGGCGCGACATCAAGACGCCGAGCGGCCCCCAGCTTGCCCACGGCCTGTCGGCCGAAGGGCCCGGGCAATGGCGGCGCTACCAGGCGCAGCTCGAGAGCGTGATTCCGGTCCTGCGACCGTGGATCGATCGTCTGGGCTACGCAGACGCATAG
- the pnp gene encoding polyribonucleotide nucleotidyltransferase, which translates to MFTVHKESFEWGGRTLTLETGKIARQADGAVLATYGETVVLATVVGAHSPREGVDFFPLTVNYQERYYAAGKIPGGYFKRERAPTERETLISRLIDRPIRPLFAEGYKNETLVVVQVLSHDMENDPDIVGMVAASAALTISGIPFMGPIGAARVGYIDGEYKLNPPIDDMVNSQLDLTVAGTADAVLMVESEAQELSEQVMLGAVMFGHREMQHAINAIIRLAEKGAKEPRPVPEVGTHVLAMEIEKVAGINLAGAFQIPIKFERRDRIAEIKKKTAEYFVGEGDGKVSAKEFGNLFHELEAKIMRGAVLDTKTRIDGRNLTTVRPIVAEVGILPRTHGSALFTRGETQALVVTTLGTAEDEQFMDQLEGTVKQNFMLHYNFPPYSVGETGRMGAPSRRDIGHGKLAWRAIHPMLPKKEEFPYTLRVVSEITESNGSSSMATVCGTSLALMDAGVPLKKPTAGIAMGLILEGERFAVLSDILGDEDHLGDMDFKVAGTEDGITALQMDIKIAGITEEIMRVALGQAKDGRIHILGEMNKALTGARAELGEHAPRIEQIKIPTDKIREVIGSGGKVIREIVEKTGAKINIEDDGTVKIASADGESIKAALKWIKGIVAEPEVGEIYDGKIVKVMDFGAFVNFFGPKDGLVHVSELASARVNKPSDVVKEGQAVKVKLLGFDDRGKVRLSMKQVDQTTGEDLSKKQKTDAPAAE; encoded by the coding sequence ATGTTTACCGTACACAAGGAATCGTTCGAATGGGGCGGCAGAACGCTGACGCTCGAAACCGGCAAGATCGCGCGCCAGGCTGACGGCGCGGTGCTCGCCACCTATGGCGAGACCGTCGTTCTCGCCACCGTCGTGGGCGCGCACAGCCCGCGCGAGGGCGTGGATTTCTTCCCGCTCACCGTGAACTACCAGGAACGCTATTATGCCGCCGGCAAGATCCCGGGCGGCTATTTCAAGCGTGAGCGCGCCCCGACCGAGCGTGAGACCCTGATCTCGCGCCTGATCGACCGCCCGATCCGTCCGCTCTTCGCCGAAGGCTACAAGAACGAAACGCTGGTCGTGGTGCAGGTCCTCAGCCACGACATGGAGAACGATCCCGATATCGTCGGCATGGTCGCGGCCTCCGCCGCCCTGACCATCTCGGGCATTCCCTTCATGGGCCCGATCGGCGCCGCGCGCGTCGGCTATATCGACGGCGAATACAAGCTGAACCCGCCGATCGACGACATGGTCAACTCCCAGCTCGACCTCACCGTCGCCGGCACCGCCGACGCGGTGCTGATGGTGGAATCCGAAGCGCAGGAGCTCAGCGAGCAGGTCATGCTCGGCGCCGTGATGTTCGGTCACCGCGAGATGCAGCACGCGATCAACGCCATCATCCGGCTGGCCGAGAAGGGCGCCAAGGAGCCGCGTCCGGTTCCGGAGGTCGGCACGCATGTGCTGGCGATGGAGATCGAGAAGGTCGCCGGCATCAATCTCGCCGGTGCGTTCCAGATCCCGATCAAGTTCGAACGCCGCGACCGCATCGCCGAGATCAAGAAGAAGACGGCGGAGTACTTCGTCGGCGAAGGCGACGGCAAGGTTTCGGCCAAGGAATTCGGCAACCTGTTCCACGAGCTGGAAGCCAAGATCATGCGGGGCGCGGTGCTCGACACCAAGACGCGCATCGACGGCCGCAACCTGACCACGGTCCGTCCGATCGTGGCCGAGGTCGGCATCCTGCCGCGCACCCACGGTTCGGCGCTGTTCACCCGCGGCGAGACCCAGGCGCTGGTCGTTACCACGCTCGGCACCGCCGAGGACGAGCAGTTCATGGACCAGCTGGAAGGCACCGTGAAGCAGAACTTCATGCTGCACTACAACTTCCCGCCCTACTCGGTCGGCGAGACCGGCCGCATGGGCGCCCCCAGCCGCCGCGACATCGGCCACGGCAAGCTCGCCTGGCGGGCCATCCATCCGATGCTGCCCAAGAAGGAGGAGTTCCCCTACACGCTGCGCGTGGTGTCGGAGATCACCGAGTCGAACGGCTCGTCGTCGATGGCGACCGTCTGCGGCACCAGCCTCGCGCTGATGGACGCCGGCGTTCCCCTGAAGAAGCCGACCGCGGGCATCGCGATGGGCCTCATCCTCGAAGGCGAGCGCTTCGCGGTCCTGTCGGACATCCTGGGCGATGAAGATCACCTGGGCGACATGGACTTCAAGGTCGCGGGCACCGAAGACGGCATCACCGCGCTGCAGATGGACATCAAGATCGCCGGCATCACCGAGGAGATCATGCGCGTCGCGCTGGGTCAGGCCAAGGACGGCCGCATCCACATCCTGGGCGAGATGAACAAGGCGCTGACCGGCGCCCGCGCCGAGCTCGGCGAGCATGCCCCGCGCATCGAGCAGATCAAGATCCCGACCGACAAGATCCGCGAAGTGATCGGCTCGGGCGGCAAGGTGATCCGCGAGATCGTCGAGAAGACCGGCGCCAAGATCAACATCGAGGACGACGGCACGGTGAAGATCGCGTCGGCCGACGGCGAGTCGATCAAAGCGGCGCTGAAGTGGATCAAGGGCATCGTGGCCGAGCCCGAAGTGGGCGAGATCTATGACGGCAAGATCGTCAAGGTCATGGACTTCGGCGCCTTCGTGAACTTCTTCGGTCCCAAGGACGGCCTTGTGCATGTCTCGGAGCTGGCCTCCGCGCGCGTCAACAAGCCGTCCGACGTGGTCAAGGAAGGCCAGGCCGTGAAGGTCAAGCTGCTCGGCTTCGACGATCGCGGCAAGGTCCGCCTGTCGATGAAGCAGGTCGATCAGACCACCGGCGAGGACCTCTCCAAGAAGCAGAAGACCGACGCTCCGGCGGCGGAATAA
- the rbfA gene encoding 30S ribosome-binding factor RbfA: MSRHPSSRNDARNGPTQRQLRVGEMLRHALADVLRRGDIRDPDLIGVSVTITQVKPSPDMRYATVFCEPLGGQNAKPIIAALNRHKGYLRGEMGRQIAMKFTPDLRFVEDESFAEAQKIETILKSSRVQQDLKAEDGDTPGGDDEA; this comes from the coding sequence ATGTCGCGCCACCCCTCCAGCCGCAACGATGCGCGCAACGGTCCCACCCAGCGCCAGCTCCGGGTCGGCGAGATGCTGCGGCACGCGCTGGCCGACGTGCTGCGCCGCGGCGACATCCGCGATCCCGACCTGATCGGCGTTTCGGTGACCATCACCCAGGTGAAGCCGTCGCCGGACATGCGCTATGCGACGGTGTTCTGCGAGCCGCTCGGCGGCCAGAACGCCAAGCCGATCATCGCGGCGCTCAACCGGCACAAAGGCTATCTGCGCGGCGAGATGGGCCGCCAGATCGCGATGAAGTTCACGCCGGATTTGCGCTTCGTCGAGGACGAGTCCTTCGCGGAAGCCCAGAAGATCGAAACCATCCTCAAATCCAGCCGCGTCCAGCAGGACCTGAAGGCCGAAGACGGCGACACGCCGGGCGGCGACGACGAAGCCTGA
- the infB gene encoding translation initiation factor IF-2: protein MSDTNDTTKKPGGRTPLTLKKVETSTVKQSFSHGRTKAVVVEKKRTLGPAPVAPKAPAAPVKPSAAAPAPSAPPPSAPRGVVLRQLTEEEKARRGAALADARVYETEARKRAEEEARLRAAEEEKLKIERAAAERRKAEEDARKAQEAELRRHADEEVARREPKQEGAAAPAAAPAPATPAAAAAAAAAARARRPVEEEEEEATTKKGVKTPAKAPPAKKIGEDNRRRGKLTVTRALSGDDERMRSVASYRRHLQRVKGVQAQPAGPAGPREVIIPETITVAELANRMARRSVDIIKVLMKNGHMATVNDVIDADTAELVAAEYGHTVKRVAESDVLEGLKGGDDDAEHMISRPPVVTVMGHVDHGKTSLLDALRKTDVVAGEAGGITQHIGAYQVQLRGGQKITFLDTPGHAAFTAMRGRGAKVTDLVILVVAADDGVMPQTVEAIAHAKAAHVPIIVAVNKVDKGDADPMRVKTELLQHEIQVEELGGETLAIDVSATKAINLDKLEEAILLQAELLDLKANPDRTAEGTVIEAKLDRGRGPVATVLVQRGTLHVGDIVVAGSEWGRVRLLQNDRGETVPTAGPATPIEVLGLSGVPEAGDEMVVVENEARAREVTEYRERKRREARQASSSRQTLDQLLKTKDSGEKRLLPLVIKSDVQGSSEAIQGSLAKLGTDEVAAQILQAGVGGITESDVILAHASGAAVIGFNVRADKLARERAKRDGVDIRYYNIIYNVVDDVKAVLSGMLAPEVREKFLGNAEILEVFDISKVGKVAGCRVTDGVVRRGAKVRLIRDNVVIHEGELSTLKRFKDEVREVQTGQECGMAFANYQDMKKGDVIECFEVETIQRAL from the coding sequence ATGAGCGATACGAACGACACCACGAAGAAGCCGGGCGGCCGGACGCCGCTGACCCTGAAGAAGGTCGAGACCTCGACCGTCAAGCAGAGCTTCAGCCATGGCCGCACCAAGGCGGTCGTGGTCGAGAAGAAGCGCACGCTGGGCCCGGCGCCTGTCGCGCCGAAAGCACCGGCGGCGCCCGTCAAGCCGTCGGCCGCCGCGCCGGCGCCGTCCGCACCGCCGCCTTCCGCGCCGCGCGGCGTCGTGCTGCGCCAGCTGACCGAGGAGGAGAAGGCCCGCCGCGGCGCCGCTCTCGCCGATGCCCGCGTCTATGAGACCGAAGCCCGCAAGCGCGCCGAGGAAGAGGCCCGCCTGCGTGCCGCCGAAGAAGAGAAGCTGAAGATCGAACGCGCCGCCGCCGAACGCCGCAAGGCGGAGGAAGATGCGCGCAAGGCCCAGGAAGCCGAACTGCGCCGCCATGCCGACGAGGAAGTCGCGCGCCGCGAGCCCAAGCAGGAAGGCGCCGCTGCGCCCGCCGCCGCGCCGGCACCCGCGACGCCGGCCGCCGCTGCTGCGGCCGCCGCAGCCGCGCGCGCCCGCCGTCCGGTCGAAGAGGAAGAAGAAGAGGCGACGACCAAGAAAGGCGTGAAGACGCCCGCCAAGGCCCCGCCGGCCAAGAAGATCGGCGAGGACAATCGCCGCCGCGGCAAGCTGACCGTGACCCGCGCGTTGTCGGGCGACGACGAGCGCATGCGTTCGGTCGCCTCCTATCGCCGTCATCTCCAGCGCGTGAAGGGCGTTCAGGCCCAGCCGGCCGGCCCCGCCGGCCCGCGCGAAGTCATCATTCCGGAAACCATCACGGTGGCGGAGCTTGCCAACCGCATGGCGCGCCGCTCGGTCGACATCATCAAGGTGCTGATGAAGAACGGCCATATGGCGACGGTCAACGACGTGATCGACGCCGACACCGCCGAACTGGTGGCCGCCGAATACGGACATACCGTCAAACGCGTCGCCGAGTCCGACGTGCTCGAAGGCCTCAAGGGCGGCGACGACGACGCGGAGCACATGATCTCGCGCCCGCCGGTCGTCACCGTCATGGGCCATGTCGACCACGGCAAGACCTCGCTGCTCGACGCGCTGCGCAAGACCGACGTGGTCGCGGGCGAGGCCGGCGGCATCACCCAGCACATCGGCGCCTACCAGGTGCAGCTGCGTGGCGGGCAGAAGATCACCTTCCTCGACACGCCGGGCCATGCCGCGTTCACCGCGATGCGCGGCCGCGGCGCCAAGGTCACCGATCTGGTCATCCTGGTGGTGGCGGCGGACGACGGCGTCATGCCGCAGACCGTCGAGGCCATCGCGCACGCCAAGGCGGCGCATGTCCCGATCATCGTGGCGGTCAACAAGGTCGACAAAGGCGACGCCGATCCGATGCGCGTCAAGACCGAGCTGCTGCAGCACGAGATCCAGGTCGAAGAGCTCGGCGGCGAGACCCTTGCCATCGACGTCTCGGCTACCAAGGCCATCAACCTCGACAAGCTCGAGGAAGCGATCCTGCTCCAGGCCGAACTGCTCGACCTCAAGGCCAATCCCGATCGCACCGCCGAAGGCACGGTGATCGAGGCCAAGCTCGACCGCGGCCGCGGTCCCGTGGCGACCGTGCTGGTCCAGCGCGGCACGCTGCATGTCGGCGACATCGTGGTGGCTGGTTCGGAATGGGGCCGCGTGCGCCTGCTGCAGAACGACCGCGGCGAGACCGTGCCGACGGCCGGCCCCGCGACGCCCATCGAAGTGCTCGGCCTTTCCGGCGTGCCGGAAGCCGGCGACGAGATGGTCGTGGTGGAGAACGAGGCGCGCGCCCGCGAGGTCACCGAATATCGCGAGCGCAAGCGCCGAGAGGCGCGCCAGGCGTCCTCGTCGCGCCAGACGTTGGACCAGCTGCTCAAGACCAAGGATTCGGGCGAGAAGCGCCTGCTGCCGCTGGTCATCAAGTCCGACGTGCAGGGCTCGTCGGAAGCGATCCAGGGCTCGCTCGCCAAGCTCGGCACCGACGAGGTCGCGGCGCAGATCCTGCAGGCCGGCGTCGGCGGCATCACCGAGAGCGACGTCATCCTGGCGCACGCCTCGGGCGCCGCGGTGATCGGCTTCAACGTCCGCGCGGATAAACTTGCGCGCGAGCGGGCGAAGCGCGACGGCGTCGACATCCGCTACTACAACATCATCTACAACGTCGTGGACGACGTGAAGGCGGTGCTGTCGGGCATGCTGGCGCCGGAAGTGCGCGAGAAGTTCCTCGGCAATGCCGAGATCCTGGAGGTCTTCGACATCTCCAAGGTCGGCAAGGTCGCGGGCTGCCGCGTCACCGACGGCGTGGTGCGCCGCGGCGCCAAGGTCCGCCTGATCCGCGACAACGTCGTGATCCACGAAGGCGAGCTCTCCACCCTCAAGCGCTTCAAGGACGAAGTGCGTGAGGTCCAGACCGGCCAGGAATGCGGCATGGCCTTCGCGAACTATCAGGACATGAAGAAGGGCGACGTCATCGAGTGCTTCGAGGTCGAGACCATCCAGCGCGCGCTGTAG
- a CDS encoding sulfotransferase — protein MVEITRGPADPNRAARFKRLADEVDAAIRAQDMPRAVAGAERAVKEGFGHPGFFNLLAYRDLTQGRYREAIALLRNGLTMAPQDANLLNLLGVAHNHLQEYRDAIGALDTAITAFPDFAPPFYNRGLSFEGLGDLGRAHADFERAATLQPNYPDALSRLAYAETMRGRHALALGYAERALAANPRDALGRLASAMAEVALGRFEAAIARLTVLLRDPELGNVNRAIASGLLGDALDGAGQYTPAFEAYAASGDLLRQIYAPSFGADHALQSAQMLRRYFEQAAPEAWAADRAAGAQDGVLGHVFLVGFPRSGTTLLEQTLAGHPDVVTSEERDLLADAAHAFARSPADLDTLAALTPAMAAQYREMYWKRAAAAGLDAKGRVFVDKLPLNALLLPLVAKLFPTAKILFALRDPRDVVFSCFRRRFAMSNQMYQLVTLDGAARYYDVVMGACAAYREQLGLDWHDVRHEDFVADYEPQVRALCDRLGLAWTAGMTQVAERLRARAVDTPSSGQIAKGVSEEGVGAWRHYAQPMADVLPLLAPWAARFGYED, from the coding sequence ATGGTCGAAATCACGAGAGGTCCAGCCGATCCCAACCGTGCCGCGCGCTTCAAGCGGCTGGCGGACGAGGTCGATGCCGCCATAAGGGCGCAGGACATGCCGCGCGCCGTCGCCGGTGCCGAGCGGGCGGTCAAGGAGGGCTTCGGCCATCCGGGGTTCTTCAACCTGCTCGCCTATCGCGACCTGACGCAGGGCCGCTACCGCGAAGCCATCGCGCTGCTGCGCAACGGCCTGACCATGGCGCCGCAGGACGCCAATCTGCTCAATCTCCTGGGCGTCGCCCACAATCACTTGCAGGAATATCGCGACGCGATCGGCGCGCTGGATACGGCGATCACCGCGTTCCCCGACTTCGCGCCGCCCTTCTACAATCGCGGCTTGTCGTTCGAGGGTCTGGGCGATCTCGGTCGCGCCCATGCCGATTTCGAGCGCGCGGCGACGCTGCAGCCGAATTACCCCGATGCGCTGTCGCGGCTCGCCTATGCGGAAACGATGCGCGGCCGGCACGCGCTGGCGCTTGGCTATGCCGAACGCGCGCTCGCCGCCAATCCGCGCGATGCGCTCGGGCGATTGGCGTCCGCCATGGCCGAGGTCGCGCTCGGCCGGTTCGAGGCCGCGATCGCCCGGCTCACGGTGCTGCTGCGCGATCCCGAACTCGGCAACGTCAACCGCGCCATCGCCAGCGGCTTGCTGGGCGATGCGCTGGACGGCGCCGGGCAATACACACCGGCTTTCGAGGCCTATGCGGCGTCCGGCGACCTGCTGCGCCAGATCTATGCCCCCAGCTTCGGTGCGGACCACGCCCTGCAGAGCGCGCAGATGCTGCGGCGGTATTTCGAGCAGGCGGCGCCCGAGGCCTGGGCGGCCGATCGCGCCGCCGGCGCACAGGATGGCGTGCTCGGCCATGTCTTCCTGGTCGGCTTCCCGCGCTCGGGCACGACGCTGCTGGAGCAGACCCTGGCCGGCCATCCCGACGTGGTGACGAGCGAGGAGCGCGATCTGCTCGCCGATGCGGCCCATGCCTTCGCGCGCAGTCCGGCCGATCTCGACACGCTTGCGGCGCTGACGCCGGCGATGGCCGCGCAATATCGCGAGATGTATTGGAAACGCGCCGCGGCGGCCGGCCTGGACGCCAAAGGGCGGGTCTTCGTCGACAAGCTGCCGCTCAATGCGCTGCTGCTGCCGCTGGTGGCGAAGCTCTTCCCGACGGCGAAGATCCTGTTCGCGCTGCGCGATCCGCGCGACGTCGTGTTCTCCTGCTTCCGCCGTCGCTTCGCGATGTCGAACCAGATGTACCAACTGGTGACGCTGGACGGCGCGGCCCGCTATTACGACGTGGTGATGGGCGCCTGCGCCGCCTATCGCGAGCAGCTCGGCCTGGATTGGCACGATGTCCGGCACGAGGATTTCGTCGCCGATTACGAGCCACAGGTTCGCGCGCTGTGCGACCGGCTGGGGCTCGCCTGGACCGCCGGCATGACGCAGGTCGCCGAGCGCCTCCGGGCGCGCGCGGTCGACACGCCGTCGAGCGGCCAGATCGCGAAGGGCGTGAGCGAAGAGGGTGTCGGTGCTTGGCGGCATTATGCGCAGCCGATGGCAGACGTGCTGCCGCTGCTGGCGCCCTGGGCCGCGCGCTTCGGCTATGAGGATTGA